The genomic segment CCGAGGCTGGACGCTCATAGTTTGAGCGACTGCTCAGCATTCTGCAAGGACCAAATCGGTCGCCCCGGCGGCCTCCATACCGGCACTGGGACAAATCGCTGTCAGGACCGGTTGGCCTGCCTACCATCAGCCGATGCGCGGATCCAAGATTTTGATCACCGGTGCGAGCGGCCAGGTCGCCGTCCCTGTCGCGAAAGCTCTGGCGGCCGACAACGAGGTATGGGGCATCGCCCGCTTCACCGACTCCACGGCACGGGACCAGCTCGAGAAGTCCGGTGTCCGGTGCGAGGCCGTCAACATGGCGGCTGGGGACTTCACCGGACTGCCGTCCGACTTCGACTACGTCCTCAACCTGGCGGTGGCCAAGAGCGGACGCTGGGACAAGGACATGGCGGCCAACGCGGAATCGGCGGGCCTGCTCATGGCTCATTGCCGAAGCGCTAAGGCGTTCCTGCACTGCTCATCCGGTGCGGTCTACGATCCGCCGGATGACGAACTGCGCACGGAGCGAACGGTTCTCGGCGACAACCACAAGCCCCTGTTGCCGACCTATTCGATCACCAAGATCGCCGGGGAGGTCGTCGTCGCGACCATGGCGCGCGCCCTTGGCGTCCCGACCACGATTGCGCGGCTCAACGTCCCCTACGGTGACAACGGTGGATGGCCGCTCTTCCACATGGACATGATGCTCGGCGGCATGCCCATCCCCGTCCCGCCCGGCGGGCCTGCCGTCTACAACCCCATTCACGAAGACGACATCATCGCGATGATCCCCAAACTGCTTGAGGTGGCGTCGGTTCCGGCGATCACCGTCAACTGGGGCGGTGACCAGTACGTCAGCCTGCAGGAATGGTGCACCTTTCTCGGCTCGCTCGTCGGCAAGGAACCGGTATTCGAGGAGACCGAGCAGACCCTGCGAGGAAACCCGTTGGATGTCACCAAGATGCATGAGCTGATCGGGACCACGACGGTGGACTGGCGCGACGGAATGCGAAGGATGGCAGCCAAGTTCCACCCGGAGCTGGTCGGCGCCTAGCCGATTGCCACACTGTGAGGGTGCGGCCGATCGATGCGTGCCCCTGTGGTTCCGGTTCAACGTTCGGCGACTGCTGCCTGCCACTGCACCGCGGCGAGACGCAAGCAACCACTGCCGAACAGCTGATGCGCTCCCGCTACAGCGCCTACTTCGTCGGCGACCTCGACTACGTGTGGCGGACGTGGCATCCGAAAACTCGGCCGGACGTGTTGGCCCCAGACCGCGGACTGACGTGGACCGGGCTGGAGATCGTCGACACGCTCGATGGTCAACCGGGTGACGAATCCGGCGAAGTCGAGTTCCGGGCGCGATACCGAGACGGCCACCAAGCTGGGATGTTGCACGAGCGTTCCCGCTTCGCCGTGCGCGCCCGCCGGTGGTTCTATGTCGACGGGGACATCTTCGACTGACAAATCCGCGCCTTCGGGCGGTGACTGCTTTATGGTCGAGCCGTGCCCGAAATGGACCGTCGAAGCATGATGTTGATGTCGGGACTAGGCCTGCTGGCCGCCGCAATCCCGCTCCCGAGCGCCCAGGCGGAAGCGCCCTACCTGTTCCAGGACGACTTCGACGGACCGGCGGGGTCGGCGCCGAATCCCGCGAATTGGTCGATCCAGAACTGGCAGGACGACGTGTGGCCGCCGGTCGAGAGCCAGTACCGCGACGACCGGCGCAACGTTTTCCTTGACGGAAACTCCAACCTGGTACTGCTGGCCACGCATGAAGACGACCAATTCTTCAGCGGTAAGGTGCGCGGTAATTGGCGGGTGCCGATGGGACATACCTGGGAGGCGCGGGCCAAGCTCGACTGCCTGACCTCGGGAGCGTGGCCGGCCTACTGGGCGGTCAACGAAGACCCGCTGCCCGACGGCGAGGTCGACATCTTCGAGTTCTACGGCAACCGCAGTTGGGCCCCGGGCACCACGGTCCACGCCGCATCGAACGGCAAGACGTGGGAAAGCAAGTCGATCGCCGGGTTGGTCGACGGCGCCTGGCACACCTGGCGGATGCGCTGGGACGCCGACGGGTTCAAGTTCTGGCGTGACTACGTCGACGGCGCGAAGCCGTACTTCACGGTGCCGCCGAAGCCGATCCCGGTCCATGGCAACCCCACTGACCTGCGCTGGCCGTTCAACAACCCCGGCTATTGGATGGCGCCGATGTTCACATTGGCGGTCGGCGGGCCCGGCGGCGGTGATCCGTCGTTGGGCACCTGGCCGGCGGCGATGCTCATCGACTGGATCCGCATCTGGTAGCGGCCCGAGCAGCTCGGAACGATTGCGGCGCTTGACCACTCACCGACGTCCCTAGGGCGCGCTGGTTTCCGGATGGACGACGCCTGCTTCGTGCGCTCCCGGCATTTCCGGCATCTCGTGCCGACCACCGCCGGACCGGCGCTGCAGGAACCACACCAGTGCGCCTGCCGACACGACTGCGCCCACGATGATCGTCGGCCACATCAGTACCTGCGCCAGCCAAACCCGCCGCTGAACTTTCACGATGCGTTTCTCGGCGTGCCGAAGTCGGGCCAGCTTGCTCATGCGTCCTCTAATGCCCACGATCAGTGGCCGGAAAACCGGCCGATTTGGAATCGGTAGCGCCGCCAACGGCGTGTGATTGCGACATGACATCCGCACGAACCGCACTACTTCTGCTGACGGCTGTTCTGCTCGCCGGTTGTTCGACCGAGCGGACCCCTCCGGCGGCGTCGAGAACAACAGCGCCGGCGACCACGACGGTGACGACGGCAACGCCGCCACCGTCTGCGCCGGCCACCGTGACGGTGACCGCCAGCCCCAGCTCGCCGCCGCCGTCGGCCCCGACGGCCTCAGGTCAGTGCGTCGGCAATGACCTCACCGTCACCGCTGGACCCCTGGAGTCCGCCGATACCCAACGTCGGGTCACCGTGTCCTTCACGAACGCATCCGCACGACCCTGCACGCTCGTCGGCTATCCCGGAGCCGACCTCGTCACACCCGCCGGTGGCGTGCTGATCAACGTGCCGCGTCGTCCTGCCAATGCGGCACATCGCCTCACCCTCAACCCTGGTGATACCGCTACCGCCGACGTCTCGGCTTCCGCGATCGACGCCACGACCGGCAAGGCGTGTCCGCGGTGGGGCGCCTTGGTCGTTACCGCGCCGAATGACACTGTGCCGCACGCGATGAGCGTCGACGTGCCGATCTGCGACGCGACCGTCAGCTCGGTCGATTGAGACGGGGCGGTCGGGCTAGTGGCAGCCGCCGACCGGCGTGGTGACCAGCAGGTTGTCGCCACCACTGGCGTCGGCGTGCGAGCCGCAGAGTGCAGTGGCCTCGTTGTTGTTTCCGTTGCCCGCGAAGGCTGTACTGCCGCTGCCGTCGGCGATTGCCTGGTTGCGGTCGCCGCCGCTCACCGAGGCGGTGCTGCCGTTGTTCGCATCGGCAATGTTGAGCTTGCCTCCGGAAACCGTTGCCGTGCTGCCATTTTGAGCCTGCGCTACGGTGAAGATGCCGTCCTGGGCGGTCGCAGTACTGTCGTTGTCGGCGCTGGCGAAGTTCAGGATCCCGCCCGTGGCAGTGGCCGTGCTGTTGTGGTCGGCAACCGCGATATTGAAGAAACCACCACCGGCGTGCGCACTACTGCCCGCCCCTGCCACCGCGAAGTTGAAACCCGGATCCGAAGTCGCTGTGGCACTGCCGGACTGGACCACGGTTCGGCCGTTGAACGACAGGGCGAAGTCCTGGCTCGGTTGTGGTTCGTCAGCAGCGCGAGGGCGCGCGGCGGAAACCTGACCGCGCGGCCCGGCCTTGGGCTTGTCGTTCGACGATGTCTGCTTCTGCGCACCGCCAGTGGCGCTGCCGCCGGACGGCGACGCCAGGGCCACGGGCGCACCGATACTGAGCGCCAACAGCGGTGCGCCGACGCATACCGCACAGACCTTTGCTGCTAACGAGGGGCTAAAGCTCGAATTCACGACGAGATCCTTAATTGCCGAGGTAGATCCCAACCCGGCTGTGACTGTAGTCACGCGTTGACGCATAAGCAAATACCAACACGGTTGCTGTGTCGCAATCAAGACGCTAGCTGGGCGTCGTGCTATCGATGAATCCCGGTCGTGCGAAATCGACTTCGGTAGGAGCTCGGGGAAACCCCCAGCGCACGGCGGAAAGTGCGCCGCATCGTGTCGGCCGACCCGAATCCGGCGCGCCGGGCGACCGCCTCCTGTCCGTGGTCTCCGGTCGCCAGCAATACCTTCGCCGCCTCCAGCCTGGCCTGCTCGACGAACCGCGCCGGCGTAAGCCCGACTTGATCATGGAACATGCGAACCAGGTGGCGCTCGCTCACGGCAGCACGTTCGGCCATCGCAGCCAGCGAGTGATCGGCCCCTGGGTCGGAGACCACCGCATCGAGTATTTCGCGTAGGCCGCGTGACACCGGCAACGCCGATTCAGTCCACACGCTGAACTGGGCCTGACCGCCCGGGCGCTGAAGGAACACCACCATCCAACGCGCTACCCGCCGGGCGACGTCGGCGCCGTAGTCGCTCTCCACCATCGCCAGCCCGAGGTCCACACCCGCGCTGATTCCCGCTCCGGTGACGAATGGGCCGTCCTGGACGAACAACGAATCCGGGTCGACTTCGACGTGCGGATAAATCCGGGCCAGCTCCTGGCAATGCGCCCAGTGCGTGGTCGCGCGCCGGCCGTCGAGCAATCCCAACGCCGCCAGGACGAATGCTCCGGTGCAGACCGAGGCGACCCGGCGGGCCCGGGGTGCCAGTTCGCCCACCATCTCCAACGCCGCCGCCACCACGTCAGGCGTCTGCTCTTCGGGAATGTCATGCTCGCCCGGCGTGAAGTTGAAATCGGGCGGCACACCGCCCGGAACGATCAGCGTGTCGAACCGCTCTGGCACATCGGCCAGCGGCATGTCGACTTTGAGCGTCACGAACGACGTCGTATCGACGGCATCGCCGGTCAACGACGCCAAGATCACCCGGTATTGCGCGCCAAAATCGTTGGCGCGCGCGAAGATCTCCAACGGCGCCGCGACGTCTTGCAGCGTTACCTTGTCGTACAACGCGAACACGACGATCTTGGGCGACGTGGATCCCGGCGCGTTCGCGGGCCGGCGCCCTACGGCCGTTGGCCGATGTGATCTCTGCTCGTCCGACACCCGGTGCTGTCCTCTCGTGACCCCATCCGAGGTGAAGTCAACGTAGCGGCACTCCGGCCAGGCGGCAACGCGAACGCACCGTCAGCGCCGCGACGTCCGAAATTGCACGATTCATGTCCGAACCTGACGGGCAGAGCAATAACGCTGTAACACCGGCGAAACCGGCTGAGGCGAAGGTGAATTCACCGTACTCCGCTCCGATGTCGAAGCGGGTGATCACCCTTTCGAAGAAGGTGTGCCATGGATTCTCGGACAGCCCTGACGCTGAGCATCGGCGTGCTCGGCGGCGTGGCAGTCGCATTCACTGCCGAAGTCATCACCGTGCCCATCTGGGTGGTCTTCCTGGCCTGGGCATCGTTCTTCTTTGTCGGCGGCGGTGTTGCCGGCTGGATTCGGTCCGTGTCGTCGAACCTCGTCGGCGTGGTGATCGCCTCGGCCAGCCTCTATGCCGCCTATCTGATGGGCGGCAGCCTGCTGGTGACCGCCATCGCGGTGGGTGTCGGCAGTGCGGTGATGGTGCAGGCGTCGTGGGTACCGCTGCTGGCCACTACGCCCGCCGTCGTCGTCGGATTCGCCTCCACGGTGTCGACGGTCGCCGGGCGTGGCAACGACATCACCGTCACGACCATCTCGCACCCCGGCCTGGTCGCTGCCGTGGCGTGCATCCTCGGAGCATCGTTCGGGCTGCTTTCCGAATATCTGGCGACCGCGATGACGAAGAAGCCGGCCGTCGACACCGCACCCCCGCACACGGAAGGAAGCCCAGCCTGATGAAACTGCAGCACTATCTCGGTGGCCTCGAAGGTCTGCCCGAGCCGTTGACCCTGGAGAAGCGGGTCTTTGTCGAGGAGTGGGAAAAGCGCATCTTCGGCATCCATGTCGCGATGATGGGGTTGTCGAACCATCTCGGCGCGGCCCTGCCTGCCTATCCCATCGACGAGGTGCCCACCGCGTTCAAGGACGAGTGGACCTGGGCCGACCTGCGTACCGGCGCCGAGGCGATGAACCCCTTCGACTACTTCAAGTTTCGCTATTACGAGAAGTGGTTGGGTGGCATCACGCAGTTCTTCATCGACAAGGGCTACGTCACCGAAGAGGAACTCGCCCAACGGATGACTGAGCTTGCTCCGGATGCCGAGGCCGACGTCGTTCCCGCGATCGACGATCAGGTGATCGCCTACCTCCGACTCGGCGACAGCCCGCGCCGCGATGTGGCACACCCGAAATTCGCGGTCGGCGCGGAGGTTCGGATCACCAATGTGCCCGCCGATGCGCACAGCCGTCTGCCGGGATACCTGCGCGGCCGCGTGGGCACCGTGGAACGCGTCTTCGAGGGTGACTACGGCTACTTCACCCACACCGGCGACGGGATCGGTGATCCGATGCCGATCTACATCGTCGAATTCGACCCTGCTGAAATCTGGGGCCCGCGAGCCGAAGGCGGCCCACTGAAGCTGTACGCCGAACTATTCGAAGCCTATCTGGCACCCATCGAGGAGGAATCATGACCGGTCAGTTCGCCTATCCGCCCGACCGGGAAGAGGCCAGTGCCAAGAAGGCGGCGGCGCTCGAGGCGTTGCTGATCGAGAAGGGCGTCATCACACCGCAGACCGTGGACAAGGTACTGGCCTATTTCGAGACCGAGATGACGCCGCTCAACGGCAAGAAAATCGTCGTAAAGGCCTGGACTGATCCAGAATTCGCCGCGAAGGTCGTCGTGGACACCCCCGCGGCGGTCGCCGAACTGAACCTGCCCGAAGGTATGGCCGGTGCCGAAGGTGAGCACCTGCAGGCGGTGGCCAACACCGCTGGAGTCCACAACCTGGTGATCTGCACGCTGTGCTCCTGCTTTCCGTGGCCGGTGCTGGGGCTGCCCCCGTACTGGTACAAGGACCCGACGTTCCGGTCCCGGGCCGCCCGCGAACCGCGCAAGGTGCTCGCCGAGGTAGGACTTGAGTTGCCGGCCGACACCGAGATCAAGGTGTGGGATTCCAGTGGTCACTCGCGGTGGTTCGTCATCCCCGAACGCCCCTCTGGGACCGAGGATTTCACCGATGAGATGCTGATGGACCTGGTCACCACCGAGTCGATGATCGGTGTGGCGTTGGCGGGGCAGGCGTCATGAAGCTGCACGACACGTGCACCACCGATCAGGCTGCACCGCAATTCGACCACGAATGGCAGCGACGCGCGTTCGGATTGGCGCTCGCGCTCTCGGAGTTCCGGCATTATCCGTGGAGCGAGTTCCAGGAGACGCTCATCGCGACGATCGGGGAGTGGGAGCGTATGCCCGAACCGGAACGGGGGCAATGGGAGTACTACGACCACTGGGTCGCGACCCTCGAGAAGCTCGTCGATCGCCACGAGTTGCTCACCGCGCCGATACTCACCGACGCCAATGATCACGCACTTGCCCACGACCACGACCACTAGAACTGCGAGGAGACCTGAGATGAACGATGCCAACCCCACCCTCGGTGTGCCGCGCGTTGATATGCGGGCCGCCGCCGCAAGTCTCGCCGCCCCGCTTCGGTTGACTGTCCTGACGTTGCTTGCGCTGATCCTCTACTACTTCGTCGGCTACGACCAGGGCGCGGTGTCGGTGTTCGGTTCGGACACCCACATCCACGAGTTCCTGCACGACGCACGTCACCTGCTGGGGTTCCCGTGCCACTGAACGCCGAATTGCCCGCTGCGATCCGGTATCTGGTGCCCGGGGTGGTAGGGGGCATCGTCTGCTTTGCCTTCAGCCGCGTGCTGATCGAGCCGTTGATCGGGGCGGCGGTGGAGTATGAAGCAGCCCGTGAACACGCCGAATCTCGGCTTGCCGGAGACGCTCATGAGCACGGTCATGAACTCTTCAGCCGCTCGGTGCAGGAGAACCTCGGTGCCGCAGTGGGAATCATCGCCTTCGCCGTCACCATGGGCGTACTGTTTGCCTTGGCCTACAGGGTGATTCGTACCGCGATCGAGCGGCGTGGTGGCACGGTTCATCCCGCCGGATTGGCGCTGCTGGTGTCGGCGGGGATGTTCACGGCGATCGCGCTGGTGCCGAGCCTGAAGTATCCGCCGAATCCGCCCACTGTCGGGGTGGAAGAGACCATCGGAGCGCGAAGTTCGGGGTTCCTGACCATCACCGTGATCTCCGTGCTGGCTGCATGCCTGGCGGCAGCGGCCGGGCTGGCGTGGTCGCGGCGGCGGGGGACGTGGCCGGCGACGGCGATGGCAGTCAGCGGCTACCTGGTCGCGATGCTGGTGGCATGTGCGTGGTTACCCGGCTTCCGCGAAGTTCCCGGACCGATCAGCGGGCCCGACGGGATCGTGATCGACGGATTCCCCGCGCAGGTGCTGGCTGATTTCCGGACCTATTCTCTGCTGAACCAGGCCCTGATGTGGGCGACGATCGGCGCCACCTGGGGGTGCCTGTCGGCGCTGGCCGCGCGTCGCGGCAGGAGCTCGACGCCGGTGGCGGTGTCGCTTCGGCACTAGCTCCACCTGCGCACGGCGGCGCTGTGCAACACTGGCTTCCAGCCGATGGGAGGAAGCAATGGTGGGCTGGGTTGGGAGAACTCGCGTCGCCGCGCTCAAGGCAGCCGGGTTGGCGTCGATAGTCGGTGTGATGTTCGCGGCGAATGTGGTTCCTGCACTGGCGGATCCGGATCCAGCTGCCCCGGGTCAGGACCCGGCGCCGTTCGTCGGTGCCGCGCCGTTCGGGCCACCCAGAATCGCACCCGCGAACGGCTCGACGGTCGGCGTGGCCCAGCCGATCATCATCGACTTCCCCGGACTGGTCGAGGACGCCGGCGCCACCGAAAACGCCATCCACGTCTCGTCAATCCCGCCGGTTCCCGGCAAGTTCTACTGGATGACCCCGACGCAGCTGCGCTGGCGTCCGCTGAGCTTCTGGCCCGCGCACACCACGGTGACCGTGGACGCCGGCGGCACGATCTCCAGTTTCCGTACCGGGGACACCCTGCTGGCGACCGCCGACGACGCCACCCATCAACTGACGGTCACCCGCAACGGAGTCGTGGAGAAGGTCATCCCCATGTCGATGGGCATGGCCGCCGGAGGCCACCAGACCGCGAACGGCACCTACTACGTCCAAGAGAAGATGCCCTCGGTCGTGATGGACTCCTCGACCTACGGGGTCCCGGTCAACTCCACATACGGATACAAGACGACCGTCGAACTGGCCGTCCGATTCGACGACAGCGGAAACTTCGTGCACAGCGCGCCGTGGTCGGTGGACGATCAGGGTAAGCGCGATGTCAGCCACGGGTGCATCAACATCAGCCCGGCCAACGCGCGATGGTTCTACGACAACTTCGGCGCCGGCGACCCGATCATCGTGAAGAACTCCACCGGCACCTACACCAGGGTTGACGGCTCCAGCGACTGGCAGCGTTGATCCGTATCACGGTGTAATTCGCTCCCGTGACCGAACCGGGGGAGAGACGCCGCAACGCCCCCGTCGGCGGGGTCGCGGTCAGGTTTGCCAGAAGTCGGCATAGAGGGCGCAACCGGACTGGCCGCATGGCCCAATCTCGGCCAATCCCTGGTGAATTCAACGTTCCGTCCTCGTACCTGAGGTAAGTTGCTCTTGGGTCAGGGGTGACACGACGACGGGGAATCACTATGTATGCAGTCCCTCGGCCCTTTGCTGCCGCCGGTGTGGCATTAGTCGGAGCCACCGCCATCGCCATCAGCCCGGTATCCGTGACGCCGCCGGACATCATGGTTTCGCCCGCAATCGAGCTGGCGGCAAGCACCGATTGGGCCGACATCTTCACCAGGGCGGGTCAGAACGCGCAGGCGCTGTTCGACACCTGGCAGCAGGCGCCGGCCCCGATCTTGCAGCAGATCATCGCCAACCAGATCTCCTACCTCCAAGAGTTGCCTGACTTCGCCGGCATCGCCACCCAGATTCAGCACAACATCCAAGCCGCGCTGGCCGCACCGGTGGCGCCGAATCTGAGCACCCTGGACCCCACCCATGGGACCTTCTACAACCTGCTTCCCGCTGTTCTGCAGCTGCCCGGCGTGCCGGATCTTCTGCATCTCGTCATCTCTCCCACAGGAGAGCAGCTACTGGCGTTTTCGACGTCCGCGCTCAGCGGCCTGATCCTGGGCATGGCCGGTCCTGTCTTGGGCCCGCTGATCGCTTTGTCGTCCGGTCTGGACGCGGTGCGCACCGACCTCACCGCCGCAACGCCCGATGTTGCGGGTGCACTGAGCACCTTGGGCAGTATCCCGGCCGCCATGACCGACGCGTTTCTCAACGGGGGGCAGCACGTCGACCTGACGGCGCTGGCCAAGACGTTCGGCCCGGCGATCGGCGTGAGTTTCCCCGACGGTGTCGAGGTCGGCATCGCACTTGGCGGTCTGCTGAGTCCGGGCGGCTCGATCTTCAACGCCCTCGACTTCGCCTACGACAACAACCTTCTCGGCGTGCTGCACATCCACGTGCCGCTCGCGACGGGCACGGGGGTCGGGCCGATCGGCGCGTTCATGGACTTCACCAGGACGATCGCCAAGGCGATCGGGTGGACACCTCCGGCGAGTGCGGCTACCGCGCAGAGCGTCACCACGCAGGCTGTCACGACGAAGAGCACGCTGGCTGCGGCCAACGAGGTACCTCGTTCGGTGGTGAACTCTGAAACCCGCATGCTGACCGCACCTGTCACCCCGAAGGCCACCACAAGCCGTGATGTGAAGGCAAGCAAAGGCAGCGCTGGCTCAGCGCGCACCAACACCACCGCCAAGCGCACGCCGGCGGCTGCCGGCTCCGGCAAGGGGCAAAGTGCGAGGACGAAGGCGCCGGCGAAGGCGGCCGCCGGCTAGTCCGTCGGCCTCCGCGGCTTCTCTTTTTTCGGCGCGCCACGAGAGCGATTCACCCGCTCTCAGGCGATGATACAAATGTGGCTAATGATGCAGATGTGACTGTGCAGCGAGCGTCAGGTGAACCGCCAATCGAGGATCCTGCTGCACAACCCGCCGCAGCCGAGCCGCAGACCACCGAGCAGCCGGCCGAACCTGAACCTGCTCCCGCTCCGGCCGCGCAGCGCCGCACCTGGTCGATGCCGAAGTCGCCGATCACCCGCACGCAGGCCGACGTCATCGGCCGCTTCGCCGTCAAGGCGATCACCGGTCTCGCCCACATCGTCGCGACCGCAGCCCGACACGGTGCACGCGCCGTCACGCAACTCTGGCGCGTCATCGAAGCGGTGCCCGCACCGGTGCAACTGTTCGGTGTCGCGGGCATCGGAATGCTGCTCGGCGTCGTCGGCGCGATCACGTTGACCTCCACCGTCGGATTGGTCTGCACCGTCGTCGTGATCCCGGTGTGCGCCGGCGTCCTGGGTGCGCTGGGGCATCGCTGGTACAGCGGACTCGGCATCGAAGCCCCGCACCACACCGGGGTAACCGAACCGACACAGTCCGACCTGCAGAGGTCGGTCGTGTATGTCGACAAGAAGCTCGCGCTGGCGCTCGGCTCGCTCGGCACCGATCACCATCAGCAGGCGGTGATCGCTCTGGTCCAGGCGAAGACGGCCGTCGAGCTCACCCTGGGCACGGAGCAGGATCCGGCGAGCCACGTCGACCTGTCGCTGCGCGCCGAGGATTACGCCCTGCGGCCGCGGATCCGCGCCGGCTCGGCTTCTGCTCTGCCAGAAAGCAATTCGCTGGCGGCATCGTGACCCCACCGGCCATCACAGGGCAGGTTGCCCTCGTCGAGGACGACTACACGCTGGTGATCAACCGCGGCACCGAAGCCGGGGTGGTCGCCGGCATGGTGTTCGCGGTCAGTGCCGGCGCCGGACAGGTGATCACCGATCCCGAATCCGGCCGCGAGTTGGGCAGACTCAGCCGCGAGAAGCTGCGGGTCCGGGTCTTCGACGTGCAGCCGCTGTTCGCTCGCGCCCACACCTTCGCCGAGACCGACAGCTTCTACGGTCTGCTCCAGATACCTTTCGTCGCGAACGACGAGGTCGTCACCGTCGACGTCGGTGACCCGGTCGAGGCGATCGCCATCGAAGGCACGGGGTATCGACTGGAAGCCAACGGGTACTAACCCTGGTACAGATTCCGAATTACGGGTATCCCTGGCCGCATGTTGAATCGCGCAACCGCGGCCGCGGCGCTCATTGCGGCACCCGCACTCGTCCTGGCAGGCTGCAACTCCGCGCAGAACGGCAGCCAACAAACCACGACGACCACGTCATCGGGTTCGAGTGCCCAAACCATCAAGGCCGAGCTGAAGTCACCCGATGGCAAGCCGGTCGCCAACGCGACCATCGACTTCTCGGGTGGGTTTGCGACCGTGACGGTCGAGACCGTCTCCGGCGGCAGCCTCTCCCCGGGCAGCCACGGCATGCACATTCACTCCGTGGGCAAATGCGAGGCCGATTCCGTCGCGCCGTCGGGCGGTGCGCCGGGCAACTTCCTGTCCGCCGGCGGTCATCTGCAGGTCGGCGGACGGACGGAACACCCGGCCAGCGGCGACCTGACACCTCTGTTCGTGCGCTCGGACGGCTCCGGCAAGGTCGTTGCCACCACCGACGCGTTCAAGCTCGACGACCTGAAGGGTCCTGAGGGCAGCGCGCTGATCATCCATGCCGACGCGGACAACTTCGCCAACATCCCGCAGCGGTACACCGCCGGCGGCGTCCCGGGTCCAGACGCGGAGACCCTGGCCACCGGTGACGCCGGCGCGCGGGTGGCTTGTGCAGTACTCGCGCCTGCGAGCGCCAGCACGACAACATCCGTGACCACGAGTACCTCGACGGTCACCGAGACGACAGCCACTGTGGTTCCCGCCGAGACCAGCCCGACCACGACGTCATCTGCTTCGCCGACGACCACCACGACGGTGAGTCCGACGACGACGGTGACGACCTCGACCACGGTTTCGACGACGACCTCGCCGGTCACTCCCCGCCCAGGGGGCTGACCGCGAGCAGCGGCAGCTGTCGGCCCGCCGCGATCGACATGCGTTGGCGGCTCAAGGCCGGCCATGCCTGCACTGCGCAGAACGGCGCGCACTGGTGCTGATCCGCGCTGGTGCCCACATGCACGCAGCACTGCACCAACCGCTCTTCGATCATGGTGGACATGTCCATGAACGGTTTGACAGTGATCCGCACGATGCGTTCACCGAGCAGCCGGCGCAGCTTGCGTCGCCGCCCGGGTAGCGCCGATGCCGCCATGGCGAGCAGCGTGCTGATGCCGAGATCGCAACTCTCACAAATGGTTCGCCACACATCGCCGATATCGGGGTGCGAGAGCGACGACTGTTCGGATAACAATCCCAGCAGGGATTCCTTGACCGCGATGCGAAGCTGCGCAGGGAGTTCGGTGTCGGCGATCCGGTTCGATACCAACCCGAGCCTGGCTTTGAGCCCGTCATGCCC from the Mycolicibacterium crocinum genome contains:
- the gjpA gene encoding outer membrane porin GjpA, which translates into the protein MALVGATAIAISPVSVTPPDIMVSPAIELAASTDWADIFTRAGQNAQALFDTWQQAPAPILQQIIANQISYLQELPDFAGIATQIQHNIQAALAAPVAPNLSTLDPTHGTFYNLLPAVLQLPGVPDLLHLVISPTGEQLLAFSTSALSGLILGMAGPVLGPLIALSSGLDAVRTDLTAATPDVAGALSTLGSIPAAMTDAFLNGGQHVDLTALAKTFGPAIGVSFPDGVEVGIALGGLLSPGGSIFNALDFAYDNNLLGVLHIHVPLATGTGVGPIGAFMDFTRTIAKAIGWTPPASAATAQSVTTQAVTTKSTLAAANEVPRSVVNSETRMLTAPVTPKATTSRDVKASKGSAGSARTNTTAKRTPAAAGSGKGQSARTKAPAKAAAG
- a CDS encoding CbtB domain-containing protein, whose product is MNDANPTLGVPRVDMRAAAASLAAPLRLTVLTLLALILYYFVGYDQGAVSVFGSDTHIHEFLHDARHLLGFPCH
- a CDS encoding CbtA family protein gives rise to the protein MPLNAELPAAIRYLVPGVVGGIVCFAFSRVLIEPLIGAAVEYEAAREHAESRLAGDAHEHGHELFSRSVQENLGAAVGIIAFAVTMGVLFALAYRVIRTAIERRGGTVHPAGLALLVSAGMFTAIALVPSLKYPPNPPTVGVEETIGARSSGFLTITVISVLAACLAAAAGLAWSRRRGTWPATAMAVSGYLVAMLVACAWLPGFREVPGPISGPDGIVIDGFPAQVLADFRTYSLLNQALMWATIGATWGCLSALAARRGRSSTPVAVSLRH
- the sodC gene encoding superoxide dismutase[Cu-Zn] — translated: MLNRATAAAALIAAPALVLAGCNSAQNGSQQTTTTTSSGSSAQTIKAELKSPDGKPVANATIDFSGGFATVTVETVSGGSLSPGSHGMHIHSVGKCEADSVAPSGGAPGNFLSAGGHLQVGGRTEHPASGDLTPLFVRSDGSGKVVATTDAFKLDDLKGPEGSALIIHADADNFANIPQRYTAGGVPGPDAETLATGDAGARVACAVLAPASASTTTSVTTSTSTVTETTATVVPAETSPTTTSSASPTTTTTVSPTTTVTTSTTVSTTTSPVTPRPGG
- a CDS encoding L,D-transpeptidase — protein: MVGWVGRTRVAALKAAGLASIVGVMFAANVVPALADPDPAAPGQDPAPFVGAAPFGPPRIAPANGSTVGVAQPIIIDFPGLVEDAGATENAIHVSSIPPVPGKFYWMTPTQLRWRPLSFWPAHTTVTVDAGGTISSFRTGDTLLATADDATHQLTVTRNGVVEKVIPMSMGMAAGGHQTANGTYYVQEKMPSVVMDSSTYGVPVNSTYGYKTTVELAVRFDDSGNFVHSAPWSVDDQGKRDVSHGCINISPANARWFYDNFGAGDPIIVKNSTGTYTRVDGSSDWQR